The region GATCTTCAGACGGCTTTTGCCGCCGATCTCATGAGCGATGTCCTTGCGCTCGCAAGACCGGGCACCCTGATGATCACCGGGCTGACCAACATCCAGATCATGAGAACTGCCAGTGTGGTAGACACGCCAGCGGTCGTGTTCGTCCGCGGGAAGAGGCCGCCCAGGGAGACGATCGATCTTGCAGAAAAACTCGGCATCCCTTCCATTGTCACCTCGAAGACAATGTTCGAAGCCTGTGGCCTGCTATACCAGG is a window of Thermovirga sp. DNA encoding:
- a CDS encoding transcriptional regulator codes for the protein MILGDVMKVLNAEPLSRTVDLNVDLQTAFAADLMSDVLALARPGTLMITGLTNIQIMRTASVVDTPAVVFVRGKRPPRETIDLAEKLGIPSIVTSKTMFEACGLLYQAGIKPISRVDR